The following are encoded in a window of Citrobacter freundii genomic DNA:
- the nudE gene encoding ADP compounds hydrolase NudE, with product MSKSLQKPTILKVETVAQSRLFKVESVDLEFSNGVRRVYERMRPSTREAVMIVPIVDDHLILIREYAVGTESYELGFSKGLIDPGESVFEAANRELKEEVGFGANDLTFLKKLSMAPSYFSSKMNIVVAEDLYPESLEGDEPEPLPQVRWPLAHLMDLLEDPDFHEARNVSALFLVREWLKGQGRL from the coding sequence ATGAGCAAATCATTACAAAAACCCACGATTCTGAAAGTGGAAACCGTCGCACAATCCCGGCTGTTTAAAGTCGAAAGTGTTGACCTTGAGTTCAGCAACGGCGTACGCCGCGTCTACGAACGTATGCGTCCGTCCACGCGCGAAGCGGTAATGATTGTGCCGATTGTTGATGACCATCTGATTCTCATCCGCGAATACGCGGTCGGGACCGAATCTTATGAGCTTGGTTTTTCCAAAGGGTTAATCGATCCCGGTGAAAGCGTGTTTGAAGCGGCGAATCGGGAGCTGAAAGAAGAGGTCGGATTTGGGGCAAATGACCTGACGTTTTTGAAAAAACTCAGCATGGCACCGTCCTATTTCTCCAGCAAGATGAACATCGTCGTGGCCGAGGACCTGTATCCTGAATCGCTGGAAGGTGATGAACCCGAGCCGTTGCCGCAGGTGCGCTGGCCGTTGGCACATTTGATGGATTTGTTAGAAGACCCGGACTTTCACGAAGCGCGTAATGTGAGCGCGCTGTTTCTGGTGCGTGAATGGCTGAAAGGGCAGGGACGACTGTAG